The Aeromicrobium yanjiei DNA segment GCGTCGCCTCCCACGATGCTCTCGACGACGTGCAGACGACCTGTGCGGGCCCGGTCCGACAGGGCACCACGCAGAGCGGCAGCCTTCATCTTCTTGGGCGTGCGCTGGTCGTACGAACGCGGCGTCGGGCCGTGGACCGTTCCACCACCGTTGTACTGGGGTGCACGGATCGAGCCCTGACGAGCACGGCCGGTGCCCTTCTGGCGGTAGGGCTTCTTGCCACCGCCGGACACCTCCCCGCGCGTCTTGGTGCTGTGCGTGCCCTGGCGTGCCGCAGCGAGCTGCGCGACGACGACCTGGTGGATCAGCGGGATGTTGGTCTGGACGTCGAAGATGTCGACGGGCAGCTGGGCATCAATGCTGCCCTTGGGAAGATCGAGTGCCATGACGTCAGGCTCCCTTCACTGCAGAGCGGATGACGACGAGAGCACCCTTGGGGCCGGGAACGGCGCCCTTGATGAGGATGACGCCCTTGTCGATGTCGACCGCGTGGACCTTGAGGTTCTGGGTGGTGACCTGCTCGGCACCCATGTGGCCGGCCATGCGCAGACCCTTGAAGACACGACCCGGGGTGGCGCAGCCACCGATCGAGCCGGGCTTGCGGTGGTTGCGGTGCGCGCCGTGCGAGGCGCCCACGCCGGAGAAGCCGTGACGCTTCATGACGCCGGCGAAGCCCTTGCCCTTGCTGGTCGCGGTGACGTCGACGACGTCCCCGGCGGCGAAGATCTCCGGGGAGATCTCCTGGCCCAGCGTGAAGTCGGCGATGGCCTCGGTGCGGATCTCGACCACGTGGCGACGGGGCGTGACGCCGGCCTTCGCGAAGTGACCGGAGACCGGCTTGTTGACCTTGCGGCCGTCGATCTCGCCGAAGCCGACCTGGACGGCGGAGTAGCCGTCGGTCTCACGCGTGCGGATCTGCGTGACGACGTTGGTGTCGGCCGCGA contains these protein-coding regions:
- the rplC gene encoding 50S ribosomal protein L3; the protein is MSDTSTATTRGLLGRKLGMTQVWDADNKIVPVTVIAADTNVVTQIRTRETDGYSAVQVGFGEIDGRKVNKPVSGHFAKAGVTPRRHVVEIRTEAIADFTLGQEISPEIFAAGDVVDVTATSKGKGFAGVMKRHGFSGVGASHGAHRNHRKPGSIGGCATPGRVFKGLRMAGHMGAEQVTTQNLKVHAVDIDKGVILIKGAVPGPKGALVVIRSAVKGA